TCCATGTCAAGACCTGCAAGAAGAGCCAAAGAAACACATGCAAACAAAAtcgatgatttttaaattacttaACTGGATTTTGTTCTCATTAATCAAAATCCTGTTAAAAGACAAACCTCATCCTTGAGATATGTATTATCGGTGATATAGCAGAACTCCTCGACTTGTGGTGCACATATCTCTTCATATTTTCTGAAACATTTAAGCAATTTAGCATCATTAGATTTTGCCTAAGCAACAGAAAGGAACAATAAAACAAGACGATAAGAAATTTCCGTTTCTTACGCTGCTACCATCATACATGCCACACCGAGCAACTGAAGCTTGTGTCTACTAATCACATTGCCAGATAGATATCTATCAATGTAGTTCACTGTCAGATACAACGTCTCAGGTACAAGCCTATACTCTTCTGATACCtggaagaaacaaaacaaaaaaattttactCACACATTTGGCAAGATTGACAAAAGCCATCACATATCTGAATTTGACAAACTATAATTCACCTCAACAAGCCAATCAACTAGGATTCCACGCATACTAGAGTTTACATCCTTTTGAACTGTCTCCATGTAGTCAACCGCAGGCCGCTTCTTTGCCTataccatatatttacaaattcaGAACTTACCACATTCTCgatcaaaatagaaaaaaaatattcaccTCGGCGGCACGAAGATGATTGTAAATATCACAAGCAAACGGTGGACAGAGCTGCGGATCCGCATCGTTATTGTCGATGTTGATAAACTTATCCTTATTCTCCATTTCAGACAATACATATCTTCTGCAATAGTTAACTGCAAGCCAACaacaaattcagaaaaaaaaaccaaaaaaaaaactaataatcaaAGTAGAGAAAAGACCGTTAGTTGTCTCTGAACTCGGGGTTATGTATAGATTGCTAAATGCCTTCCTCTCGATGGAAACATCTTCACTGTCGATATACTCGACTCCAGGGCTCTTATAGGAATCACATGTAGACTTTGTCTCGTCGATTGACATAGATTCATCATCGGATTTGCTAGAAGAAGACGCTTGGGTTTGCTCACAGAGCAAAGAAGTAGCATTAACGCAAACAGGTTGTGTTGGTGCCTGCTTCAATTTCGCAGATTTGTTCGAACAATGCgcctaagaaaaataaaattaaaaccagaaaaaaaaaacaaacaaaattgttCACATAGGAAGCAAAAGGTTGCGGCAAAATTCACCAATACTTACAAAATCAACAGATGAATTTGGGATTTGTGACTCCTTCTTTTGATTAGTGATGTTACCCAGTGGGGCTCGTTTCTTGGCCATAACCGCCGTGTTAGAGATTGGTTTCACTGACGAGGTAAAGGAAGGCCGCCGATTCTGATTAGTGTTCGACATTC
This is a stretch of genomic DNA from Brassica napus cultivar Da-Ae unplaced genomic scaffold, Da-Ae ScsIHWf_1413;HRSCAF=1996, whole genome shotgun sequence. It encodes these proteins:
- the LOC125597263 gene encoding cyclin-A1-1-like translates to MSNTNQNRRPSFTSSVKPISNTAVMAKKRAPLGNITNQKKESQIPNSSVDFAHCSNKSAKLKQAPTQPVCVNATSLLCEQTQASSSSKSDDESMSIDETKSTCDSYKSPGVEYIDSEDVSIERKAFSNLYITPSSETTNVNYCRRYVLSEMENKDKFINIDNNDADPQLCPPFACDIYNHLRAAEAKKRPAVDYMETVQKDVNSSMRGILVDWLVEVSEEYRLVPETLYLTVNYIDRYLSGNVISRHKLQLLGVACMMVAAKYEEICAPQVEEFCYITDNTYLKDEVCLLTGF